A part of Haloarchaeobius sp. HME9146 genomic DNA contains:
- a CDS encoding mechanosensitive ion channel family protein, whose protein sequence is MAGPVDFLLDLVQETLTTFQQGVLDAFPRLVMGLVFLTLSYVGIKIVLKVAHSALDALYPEEQDLIVSLGVTVIGVFLWFAAGLALLKILGMGDVAASLGTATGFIALGVSYALSGMIADTVAGVYLLRDPDFNPGYRVTTDGITGEVRSIGLRKSRLELDDGDVVVLANGAVEKKWTRDAGDSGDAAGTN, encoded by the coding sequence ATGGCCGGCCCAGTCGACTTCCTGCTCGACCTCGTCCAGGAGACGCTCACCACCTTCCAGCAAGGGGTACTCGACGCGTTCCCTCGTCTCGTGATGGGGCTCGTCTTCCTCACACTCTCGTACGTCGGCATCAAGATAGTGCTCAAAGTGGCACACAGCGCCCTCGACGCGCTCTACCCGGAGGAACAGGACCTCATCGTGAGCCTCGGCGTGACCGTCATCGGGGTCTTCCTCTGGTTCGCCGCCGGACTGGCGCTCCTGAAGATACTCGGGATGGGCGACGTGGCGGCCAGTCTCGGCACCGCGACCGGCTTCATCGCCCTCGGTGTCTCCTACGCGCTCTCGGGGATGATCGCCGACACGGTCGCCGGCGTCTACCTGCTGCGCGACCCCGATTTCAACCCCGGCTACCGCGTCACGACCGACGGCATCACCGGCGAGGTCAGGAGCATCGGCCTGCGCAAGTCACGGCTCGAACTGGACGACGGCGACGTGGTCGTGCTCGCGAACGGGGCCGTCGAGAAGAAGTGGACCCGAGATGCCGGCGATTCTGGGGACGCTGCCGGAACGAACTGA
- a CDS encoding Na+/H+ antiporter NhaC family protein: MPGETYGVISLLPALVAIGLTLKTRQVLLSLFSGIWLGGTILVGYNPIAGAARALEFVVSNVTATWNMKLLLFTFFVGAMLGMIFLSGGMSALATRIAERIQTRKQAELGTSMLGMLIFVDSYASTMITGSVMRPITDKFEISREKLAYILDSTTSPTASIAVVSTWLGFEVGLIRQQFENLGIQADPFVMFIQSLPFRFYSILAMALVFVVILTDWEFGPMKRAEQRAEQTGKVLRDGADPLIETQEDDIETPDHVEPRWWYFAVPIVTLVFMTGFSLLFTGGLTISGVLTPLSNGNVSGLTTALVDAISNASTADSILWAAFAASGSILAILVGHARIGLEPVSDAIFEGFKMVMFPVAVLSLAWSIGAVSQTLGVGPYIVGISEGVITAAMLPAIVFVTSVLISFAIGTSWGTMGILFPVAIPLAFNLGAPLPSAIGAILTGALFGDHCSPISDTTVLSSMFAASDHVDHVNTQIPYAVLAGSIATLLFLGSGYGLPAVPALLIGFILLVGGAYVLSEHVDIARFSMYDNDADLGVSDD; encoded by the coding sequence ATGCCTGGAGAAACGTACGGCGTAATCAGTCTGCTGCCGGCGCTGGTCGCCATCGGCCTGACCCTCAAGACGCGACAGGTGCTGCTGTCGCTGTTCTCGGGGATCTGGCTCGGTGGAACCATCCTGGTCGGCTACAACCCGATCGCAGGAGCGGCCCGTGCGCTGGAGTTCGTAGTGAGCAACGTGACCGCAACGTGGAACATGAAACTACTGCTGTTCACATTCTTCGTCGGTGCGATGCTGGGGATGATCTTCCTCTCCGGCGGGATGTCGGCGCTCGCGACGCGCATCGCCGAGCGCATCCAGACGCGCAAGCAGGCGGAGCTGGGTACCTCGATGCTGGGGATGCTCATCTTCGTCGACTCGTACGCGTCGACGATGATCACGGGCTCCGTGATGCGGCCCATCACGGACAAGTTCGAGATAAGCCGCGAGAAGCTCGCGTACATCCTCGACTCGACGACCTCGCCGACGGCAAGCATCGCCGTCGTCTCGACGTGGCTCGGCTTCGAGGTCGGGCTCATCCGCCAGCAGTTCGAGAACCTCGGCATCCAGGCCGACCCGTTCGTGATGTTCATCCAGAGCCTCCCGTTCCGGTTCTACAGCATCCTGGCGATGGCGCTGGTGTTCGTCGTCATCCTGACCGACTGGGAGTTCGGCCCGATGAAGCGCGCCGAACAGCGGGCCGAACAGACCGGCAAGGTCCTCCGTGACGGAGCGGACCCGCTCATCGAGACCCAGGAGGACGACATCGAGACGCCCGACCACGTCGAGCCGCGCTGGTGGTACTTCGCGGTCCCCATCGTGACGCTGGTGTTCATGACCGGCTTCAGCCTGCTGTTCACCGGCGGGCTGACCATCAGTGGCGTCCTCACGCCGCTGTCGAACGGGAATGTTAGTGGCCTCACCACCGCACTCGTCGACGCCATCTCGAACGCCTCGACGGCCGACTCCATCCTGTGGGCGGCCTTCGCGGCCTCGGGGAGCATCCTCGCTATCCTGGTCGGGCACGCCCGCATCGGGCTCGAACCGGTCTCCGACGCCATCTTCGAGGGCTTCAAGATGGTGATGTTCCCGGTCGCGGTGCTCTCGCTCGCGTGGTCCATCGGTGCCGTCTCCCAGACGCTGGGTGTCGGGCCGTACATCGTCGGCATCTCCGAGGGCGTCATCACTGCCGCGATGCTGCCGGCCATCGTGTTCGTCACCTCGGTGCTCATCTCGTTCGCCATCGGCACGTCGTGGGGGACGATGGGCATCCTGTTCCCGGTCGCCATTCCGCTGGCGTTCAACCTCGGCGCACCGCTCCCGTCGGCCATCGGGGCCATCCTGACGGGCGCGCTGTTCGGTGACCACTGTTCGCCCATCTCGGACACGACCGTGCTCTCGTCGATGTTCGCCGCGAGCGACCACGTCGACCACGTCAACACGCAGATTCCGTACGCCGTCCTCGCCGGGAGCATCGCGACGCTCCTGTTCCTCGGGAGCGGCTACGGCCTCCCCGCCGTCCCGGCGCTGCTCATCGGGTTCATCCTGCTCGTGGGTGGCGCGTACGTGCTCTCGGAGCACGTCGACATCGCACGCTTCTCGATGTACGACAACGACGCTGACCTCGGCGTCTCGGACGACTAG
- a CDS encoding helix-turn-helix domain-containing protein, with translation MAPDTHGEPAARGDAPAGGSAPSGQDGYQLVLKLAHPDCWMREVTAETDARLLVNAVYLVEGHVKTHVVGYGESTAALDDLVRVTTDSEHTDSVTEMFNQQEFGSDSVLSNKARRSLLVEYDPDDSIHDALVSRGFLPQEPIRIRDGWEFWTVAVDYPREKIQDRLDAVREEKDADIEVQKITSRSSVDAPTLDVETLSDRQREVFELARERGYYDRPRNVSGNELAAELGISKTTLHEHLRKVEAKLLGSN, from the coding sequence ATGGCACCCGATACACACGGCGAGCCGGCCGCGCGGGGCGACGCGCCTGCCGGCGGCTCGGCCCCGTCCGGCCAGGACGGCTACCAGCTCGTCCTCAAACTCGCGCATCCCGACTGCTGGATGCGAGAGGTGACGGCCGAGACGGACGCGCGGTTGCTCGTCAACGCGGTGTATCTGGTCGAGGGGCACGTGAAGACCCACGTGGTCGGCTACGGCGAGTCGACGGCGGCGCTGGACGACCTCGTCAGGGTGACCACCGATTCCGAGCACACCGATTCGGTGACCGAGATGTTCAACCAGCAGGAGTTCGGGAGCGACTCCGTGCTGTCGAACAAGGCGCGCCGGAGCCTGCTCGTGGAGTACGACCCCGACGACAGCATCCACGACGCGCTCGTCTCACGCGGATTCCTGCCACAGGAGCCCATCCGTATCCGTGACGGGTGGGAGTTCTGGACGGTGGCCGTCGACTACCCGCGCGAGAAGATCCAGGACCGACTGGACGCGGTGCGCGAGGAGAAGGACGCGGACATCGAGGTCCAGAAGATAACGAGCAGGAGCAGCGTCGACGCGCCGACGCTGGACGTCGAGACCCTCTCGGACCGCCAGCGCGAGGTGTTCGAGCTCGCCAGGGAACGTGGCTACTACGACCGGCCGCGGAACGTCTCGGGGAACGAGCTGGCCGCGGAGCTCGGCATCTCGAAGACGACGCTTCACGAGCACCTGCGGAAGGTCGAGGCCAAGCTGCTGGGCTCGAACTGA
- a CDS encoding DUF1611 domain-containing protein, producing MNLYSAFDPATPVIVLAEGELGTTGGKTANGVVMHSELFDAQAVIDSSCAASDAGSVLDRDDVSDVPVVDSMADALETAPDAAALVIGVAPAGGALPEAWVEDIQQAMRAGCDVVSGLHVFLSEDEEWQDLADECGVELFDVRKPPAESDLRVADGRSLDVEATVVLTMGTDCAVGKRTTTFELYQAARAAGLDAGWVATGQTGIMIGADRGVVIDRVPADFTAGVVEDLVCAIAADHEFVFVEGQAALTHHAYSGVTLSILQGSAPDAVVLVDDPTRERRTHFERLSVAGVEAERRAIEALSDAPVAAVSTWAEGGEAADLYDLPAANVYEADGPSQLLAAVRDSL from the coding sequence ATGAACCTCTACTCGGCGTTCGACCCGGCGACGCCCGTCATCGTCCTCGCGGAAGGCGAACTCGGCACGACGGGTGGGAAGACCGCCAACGGCGTGGTGATGCACAGCGAGCTGTTCGACGCACAGGCCGTCATCGACTCCAGCTGTGCGGCCTCCGACGCGGGCAGCGTCCTCGACAGGGACGACGTTTCGGACGTCCCGGTCGTCGATAGCATGGCCGACGCCCTGGAGACGGCTCCCGACGCAGCGGCGCTCGTCATCGGCGTCGCCCCCGCCGGCGGTGCCCTCCCCGAAGCATGGGTCGAGGACATCCAGCAGGCGATGCGCGCGGGCTGTGACGTGGTCTCGGGGCTGCACGTCTTCCTCAGCGAGGACGAGGAGTGGCAGGACCTCGCCGACGAGTGTGGCGTCGAGCTGTTCGACGTGCGAAAACCACCCGCGGAGTCCGACCTGCGCGTGGCCGACGGCCGGTCCCTCGACGTGGAGGCGACCGTCGTCCTGACGATGGGGACCGACTGCGCGGTGGGCAAGCGAACCACGACGTTCGAACTGTACCAGGCTGCACGGGCGGCCGGCCTCGACGCGGGCTGGGTCGCGACCGGGCAGACCGGCATCATGATCGGTGCGGACCGTGGGGTCGTCATCGACCGCGTCCCTGCGGACTTCACCGCCGGCGTCGTCGAGGACCTCGTCTGTGCGATCGCAGCGGACCACGAGTTCGTCTTCGTCGAAGGGCAGGCAGCCCTCACACACCACGCGTACTCGGGCGTGACGCTCTCGATTCTGCAGGGTTCCGCCCCGGACGCGGTCGTGCTGGTCGACGACCCGACTCGAGAGCGACGGACACACTTCGAACGGCTGTCGGTCGCCGGCGTCGAGGCGGAACGACGCGCCATCGAAGCGCTCTCGGATGCCCCCGTCGCCGCCGTCTCGACCTGGGCCGAGGGCGGGGAGGCAGCCGACCTGTACGACCTGCCGGCCGCGAACGTCTACGAGGCCGACGGGCCGAGCCAACTGCTCGCCGCGGTCCGTGACTCGCTATGA
- a CDS encoding dipeptide epimerase, with protein MTTITSLTASAHELPLREPFEISLGTREQARNVLVTVETDSGVRGYGEGSPLPPVTGETQRAALATAQATASLLEGRDVRNYRSLVRELRDAFPGAVSALFAVETAILDAYCRERMIPLSELFGGTATPVETDLTVPILPPETAGERAGAAAEAGFDQLKVKTGGPVAADLERVVAVHEAAPEATLKVDANQGWTPAESERFVDGLAARGIDLALLEQPVAKDDIAGLARVRDSVSVPVAADEAVFSPADAIRVVREDAADVVNVKLGKSGLLETAAIADIASGANLELMVGCMLESAVGIHTSAHLVAGLGAFDYVDLDGNLLLAEDVTDTAFDPTIDPAGPGHGVEPGA; from the coding sequence ATGACCACCATCACCAGCCTCACCGCGAGCGCGCACGAGCTGCCCCTCCGGGAGCCGTTCGAGATAAGCCTCGGGACGCGCGAACAGGCCCGGAACGTGCTCGTGACGGTCGAGACCGACTCCGGCGTCCGGGGGTACGGCGAGGGCTCACCGCTTCCCCCGGTGACCGGCGAGACCCAGCGCGCCGCGCTCGCGACGGCCCAGGCGACCGCGTCCCTCCTCGAAGGTCGCGACGTGCGGAACTACCGGTCACTCGTGCGCGAACTCCGGGACGCGTTCCCGGGAGCCGTCTCGGCCCTGTTCGCCGTCGAGACGGCCATCCTCGACGCGTACTGCCGCGAACGGATGATTCCGCTCTCGGAGCTGTTCGGCGGGACCGCGACTCCCGTCGAGACCGACCTGACGGTACCCATCCTGCCGCCCGAGACGGCTGGCGAGCGGGCCGGGGCTGCGGCCGAGGCTGGCTTCGACCAGCTCAAGGTCAAGACCGGTGGGCCCGTCGCCGCCGACCTCGAACGGGTCGTCGCCGTCCACGAGGCGGCCCCGGAGGCGACGCTGAAGGTGGACGCGAACCAGGGGTGGACCCCGGCCGAATCCGAGCGGTTCGTCGACGGGCTCGCCGCGCGCGGCATCGACCTCGCCCTCCTCGAACAGCCGGTCGCGAAGGACGACATCGCGGGGCTCGCCCGGGTCAGAGACAGCGTCTCCGTGCCGGTCGCCGCCGACGAGGCAGTCTTCTCGCCCGCCGATGCCATCCGGGTCGTCCGCGAGGACGCGGCCGACGTCGTCAACGTCAAACTGGGCAAGTCCGGCCTGCTCGAGACGGCGGCCATCGCCGACATCGCGAGCGGTGCGAACCTGGAGCTGATGGTCGGCTGTATGCTGGAGAGCGCGGTCGGCATCCACACGAGTGCCCACCTCGTGGCCGGCCTCGGTGCGTTCGACTACGTCGACCTCGACGGGAACCTCCTGCTCGCCGAGGACGTCACCGACACCGCGTTCGACCCGACCATCGACCCCGCCGGGCCCGGTCACGGCGTCGAGCCGGGGGCGTAG
- a CDS encoding Rieske 2Fe-2S domain-containing protein, translating to MGTDTGSDPALEHLRIATLDEIPPNGTLRFEVEASGYRIEAILCRAGETVIAWENSCPHEPDVKLDRGLGALVTNGRIVCHKHGAQFDCDDGFCTRGPCRGEFLAPIGVAVEDGTVYLADDRFDACRPLGLY from the coding sequence ATGGGCACCGACACCGGTTCCGACCCGGCACTCGAACATCTGCGAATCGCGACACTCGACGAGATACCCCCGAACGGGACATTGCGCTTCGAGGTCGAGGCGTCCGGGTATCGCATCGAGGCCATCCTCTGCCGGGCGGGAGAGACGGTCATCGCCTGGGAGAACTCCTGTCCGCACGAACCCGACGTGAAACTCGACCGGGGCCTCGGCGCACTCGTCACGAACGGCCGAATCGTCTGTCACAAACACGGCGCGCAGTTCGACTGCGACGACGGCTTCTGCACCCGCGGCCCGTGCCGAGGGGAGTTCCTCGCACCCATCGGTGTCGCAGTCGAGGATGGCACGGTCTACCTGGCAGACGACCGGTTCGACGCCTGTCGCCCGCTGGGTCTCTACTGA
- a CDS encoding alanine--glyoxylate aminotransferase family protein: MTEKREYTDDYPDKTLYIPGPTGVREDVIDAMCEPMFGHRMDRMTDLYTTIVEDTKEFLGTENDVIILTGSGTEFWEASTLNLVDENILVPTCGSFSERHANVAERLGKNVDRLEYEWGQAIKPEDIRAELESSDKHYDVVATVMNESSTGVRNPIEEIGDLIAEYPDTYFVVDAVSSLGGDYVDIDEHNIDVLFASSQKAFAMPPGLAICTVSEDAYEREVSKDSASWYGGFQRCIDYYDRKGQTHSTPAIPVMLAYRKQMKHMLEEGHEGRSERHREMAEYTRDWAYEHFDMFPEEGYESQTVACIENTQGIDVAATIEEVSEKYDMVFSNGYGSALGEKTFRIGHMGEHDVESIKALTDAIEDVAGL; the protein is encoded by the coding sequence GTGACCGAGAAACGCGAATACACGGACGACTATCCGGACAAGACACTGTATATCCCGGGCCCGACCGGGGTGCGCGAGGACGTCATCGACGCGATGTGCGAACCGATGTTCGGCCACCGCATGGACCGGATGACGGACCTCTACACGACCATCGTCGAGGACACGAAGGAGTTCCTCGGCACCGAGAACGACGTCATCATCCTCACAGGCTCTGGCACCGAGTTCTGGGAGGCGTCGACGCTCAACCTCGTCGACGAGAACATCCTCGTCCCGACCTGTGGGAGCTTCAGCGAGCGCCACGCCAACGTCGCCGAGCGACTGGGGAAGAACGTCGACCGACTCGAGTACGAGTGGGGGCAGGCGATCAAGCCGGAGGACATCCGCGCAGAACTCGAATCCAGCGACAAGCACTACGACGTCGTCGCGACGGTGATGAACGAGAGTTCGACCGGCGTCCGCAACCCCATCGAGGAGATCGGCGACCTCATCGCCGAGTACCCGGACACCTACTTCGTCGTCGACGCGGTCTCGTCGCTGGGTGGCGATTACGTCGACATCGACGAGCACAACATCGACGTGCTCTTTGCGTCCTCGCAGAAGGCCTTCGCGATGCCGCCGGGGCTCGCCATCTGTACGGTCAGCGAGGACGCCTACGAGCGCGAGGTCTCGAAGGATTCGGCGTCGTGGTACGGCGGCTTCCAGCGCTGCATCGACTACTACGACCGCAAGGGCCAGACGCACTCGACGCCCGCGATTCCGGTCATGCTGGCCTACCGCAAGCAGATGAAGCACATGCTCGAAGAGGGCCACGAGGGGCGCAGCGAGCGCCACCGCGAGATGGCCGAGTACACCCGTGACTGGGCGTACGAGCACTTCGACATGTTCCCCGAGGAGGGCTACGAGTCCCAGACGGTGGCCTGCATCGAGAACACGCAGGGCATCGACGTCGCCGCGACCATCGAGGAGGTCTCCGAGAAGTACGACATGGTCTTCTCGAACGGCTACGGCTCAGCCCTGGGCGAGAAGACGTTCCGTATCGGCCACATGGGCGAACACGACGTCGAGTCCATCAAGGCCCTGACCGACGCCATCGAGGACGTCGCCGGGCTGTAG
- a CDS encoding PQQ-binding-like beta-propeller repeat protein: MPSRRRRQFLQSAAAGTVALAGCTTVQERLGDLQRSSPERRVAPDWQPAPGTWAERGHGPANTNHNPHATPPEREPVVDWRREFDYSSRDGGSFVVAEGRVFVETEYKLLALDASDGQVLWERSAGEAVQLAYVDGRLYQFNQDNPESDIVAWSPDGEEQWRTTIPDQIRDIHEQQGYVFVAGRNRYWTLHADTGAIVRERDDWVRNMATTGEGLYAADGGILIRYEVDGRTLSERWRAKSGYPAVSGHPVVGEERIYVPQHNFLDDGEPVVVYDTAGKKRSGFDGDGTSYLTLTGDGSMVVPTERDGGGLVARRPDGSRRWRADVTGRAEAIAADGMVFGGFPLTALDGESGERLWELDVGGPRRLAAVDSTLYVRTHDSMLVLRA, translated from the coding sequence ATGCCCTCCAGACGCCGCCGGCAGTTCCTCCAGTCTGCCGCCGCGGGAACCGTCGCGCTCGCAGGCTGTACCACGGTCCAGGAGCGTCTCGGCGACCTCCAGCGAAGTTCGCCGGAGCGACGGGTCGCTCCCGACTGGCAGCCCGCCCCCGGAACGTGGGCCGAGCGCGGGCACGGCCCCGCGAACACCAACCACAACCCGCATGCGACTCCGCCAGAGCGCGAGCCGGTGGTCGACTGGCGACGCGAGTTCGACTACTCTTCACGCGATGGCGGTTCGTTCGTCGTCGCTGAGGGTCGGGTGTTCGTCGAAACTGAGTACAAACTGCTCGCCCTCGACGCCAGTGACGGACAGGTCCTGTGGGAGCGCAGTGCCGGCGAAGCTGTGCAGCTGGCGTACGTCGATGGCCGACTCTACCAATTCAACCAAGACAATCCGGAATCGGACATCGTCGCCTGGTCACCAGACGGTGAGGAACAGTGGCGGACGACCATCCCGGACCAGATTCGAGACATCCACGAACAGCAAGGGTACGTGTTCGTCGCGGGTCGGAACCGGTACTGGACGCTCCACGCCGACACCGGGGCAATCGTCCGTGAACGTGACGACTGGGTTCGGAACATGGCGACGACAGGCGAGGGACTGTACGCAGCGGACGGGGGCATCCTGATCAGATACGAAGTCGACGGACGGACGCTGTCAGAACGCTGGCGGGCGAAAAGCGGCTACCCGGCCGTCTCGGGACACCCGGTGGTCGGGGAGGAACGAATCTACGTCCCGCAGCACAACTTCCTCGACGACGGCGAACCCGTCGTGGTGTACGACACGGCTGGGAAGAAACGAAGTGGCTTCGATGGTGACGGAACCTCGTATCTTACCCTAACCGGTGACGGCTCGATGGTCGTCCCGACGGAGCGTGACGGTGGTGGCCTCGTCGCGCGACGACCGGACGGCAGCCGACGGTGGCGGGCGGACGTGACGGGGCGAGCCGAGGCGATAGCCGCCGACGGGATGGTGTTTGGCGGGTTTCCACTGACCGCACTCGATGGCGAATCCGGGGAGCGTCTCTGGGAGCTGGACGTGGGCGGTCCGCGGCGGCTGGCGGCCGTAGATTCGACGCTGTACGTGCGAACCCACGACAGCATGCTCGTGCTGCGGGCCTGA
- a CDS encoding bile acid:sodium symporter family protein, protein MGTRLTDAIEDYLLLWILLSVAAGLAVPAVAVVTEASTLVLAVMIGSISLTLSVDQFRGIESRALGVVLLGHVLMPFLAFAVAHALGLSPELTVGFVILGAVTPELVTPVMTELADGDTALATTALVVIGVGSVGFIPAVVALLAGGIDVPTRPIVEQLLLAVVAPMLLAVGLRAWRPGRVGAYDEYYPAVSATMVVVIIGGVTAANAGIVRSNLSLLAGVGAGVVALNVVGYGVGYLLGTWSARPTRIASVLSVGMRDFAVAAALVIAAGLPTIASLPAVAFGVVEMATSAGLAKWFRRAE, encoded by the coding sequence ATGGGGACGCGACTCACCGACGCCATCGAGGACTACCTGTTGCTGTGGATACTGCTGTCTGTCGCCGCCGGGCTCGCCGTCCCCGCGGTCGCCGTCGTGACCGAGGCCTCGACGCTCGTCCTCGCGGTGATGATCGGGAGCATCTCGTTGACGCTCTCGGTCGACCAGTTCCGGGGAATCGAGTCGCGAGCGCTCGGGGTCGTCCTCCTCGGGCACGTCCTGATGCCGTTCCTCGCGTTCGCCGTCGCCCACGCCCTCGGACTCTCGCCCGAGCTGACGGTCGGGTTCGTCATCCTCGGTGCGGTCACGCCGGAGCTCGTGACGCCGGTGATGACCGAACTCGCGGACGGAGACACGGCGCTCGCGACGACTGCACTGGTGGTCATCGGCGTCGGGAGCGTCGGGTTCATCCCTGCCGTGGTCGCCCTCCTCGCCGGCGGTATCGACGTGCCGACGCGCCCCATCGTGGAACAGCTGCTTCTGGCCGTGGTCGCACCGATGCTACTCGCCGTGGGTCTGCGGGCGTGGCGACCGGGCCGCGTCGGAGCCTACGACGAGTACTACCCCGCCGTCTCCGCGACGATGGTCGTCGTCATCATCGGTGGCGTGACCGCGGCGAACGCGGGCATCGTCCGGTCGAACCTGTCGCTGCTCGCCGGCGTGGGTGCGGGCGTCGTGGCCCTGAACGTGGTCGGGTACGGCGTCGGCTACCTGCTCGGCACGTGGTCGGCCCGGCCGACCCGTATCGCCTCGGTCCTCTCGGTCGGGATGCGCGATTTCGCCGTCGCCGCCGCACTGGTTATCGCGGCCGGCCTGCCGACCATCGCGTCGCTTCCGGCGGTCGCGTTCGGGGTGGTGGAGATGGCGACGAGCGCGGGGCTCGCGAAGTGGTTCCGTCGGGCGGAGTGA
- a CDS encoding HpcH/HpaI aldolase/citrate lyase family protein, with product MTRQQLTNGLAATLERGGVALGVLDNTYSPTLVEFYGELGVDFAWLDLEHGGPDPWDAGRMEDLLRAADRTDLELLVRLPGTDPTLLRKSLDLGVRNVFLPRVETAAEVRAAVKSARFRYDGAPGDRGLGAPRARRWGLGADYIDTEDCETMVGVTIETEESVENLDEILSVPELGFVFIGPLDLSVSLGHPGEIDHPAVQDAVESIRSRAIDAGVPVGGLGFGMDDVNQKVADGYQLLNLGSTTGALEQAVTGWFDAYEGASAQE from the coding sequence ATGACACGTCAACAACTGACGAACGGCCTCGCAGCCACCCTGGAACGCGGCGGCGTCGCGCTCGGAGTGCTCGACAACACCTACAGCCCGACACTCGTCGAGTTCTATGGGGAACTCGGCGTCGACTTCGCCTGGCTCGACCTCGAACACGGTGGACCGGACCCGTGGGACGCTGGGCGGATGGAGGACCTGCTGCGTGCCGCAGACCGAACGGACCTCGAACTGCTCGTTCGACTCCCCGGTACGGACCCGACACTGCTCCGGAAATCCCTGGACCTCGGGGTCCGGAACGTGTTCCTCCCACGCGTCGAGACCGCAGCAGAGGTCCGAGCGGCCGTCAAGTCCGCACGGTTCCGCTACGATGGGGCCCCCGGCGACCGGGGGCTCGGGGCACCGCGGGCCAGACGATGGGGACTCGGTGCCGACTACATCGACACGGAAGACTGCGAGACGATGGTCGGCGTCACCATCGAGACGGAAGAATCCGTCGAGAATCTCGACGAGATCCTTTCGGTCCCCGAACTGGGGTTCGTCTTCATCGGCCCCCTCGACCTCTCGGTCTCGCTCGGACATCCCGGAGAGATCGACCATCCGGCGGTCCAGGATGCGGTCGAGTCGATTCGCTCTCGGGCCATCGATGCAGGGGTTCCCGTTGGTGGCCTCGGCTTCGGGATGGACGACGTCAACCAGAAGGTGGCAGACGGGTACCAGCTGCTGAACCTGGGGAGTACCACCGGTGCGCTCGAGCAGGCTGTCACCGGCTGGTTCGACGCGTACGAGGGAGCGTCGGCACAAGAGTAG